In one Scomber japonicus isolate fScoJap1 chromosome 6, fScoJap1.pri, whole genome shotgun sequence genomic region, the following are encoded:
- the blmh gene encoding bleomycin hydrolase isoform X2 yields MNQMLSGLSQEKVASFQKRLRAEPRYLLAQNVSTCIDPLEVCLHRQTVQDTVHIFQHSIPTEGKPITNQKNSGRCWIFSCLNVMRLPFMKKFNIEEFEFSQSYLFFWDKVERCYYFLQACVETAQRKEPVDGRLVQFLLSNPTNDGGQWDMLVNLIEKYGVIPKKCFPESHSSEASRRMNDILNHKLREYCLRLRNMVASDATETELSDAMDTMIEEVFRVASVCLGSPPETICWEYRDKDKNFHRMGPLTPQEFYRDHVKPLYNIQDKICLVNDPRPQNPYGKLYSVEFLGNMVAGRSTLYNNQAIQLLKKAAADSIKDGEAVWFGCDVGKHFHGKLGINDMNVFNHELVFGVSVKNLSKAERLIYGDSLMTHAMILTAVTDKDGKEGYEKWRVENSWGDDRGNKGYLIMTDDWFSEYVYEVVVDKRFLPNDVLEVMHQEPVVLPAWDPMGALA; encoded by the exons ATGAATCAGATGCTAAGCG GTCTGAGTCAGGAGAAGGTAGCCAGCTTTCAGAAGCGGCTGCGGGCCGAGCCACGCTACCTGCTGGCCCAGAATGTGTCAACCTGCATCGACCCATTGGAGGTTTGTCTTCACCGGCAGACTGTCCAGGATACTGTGCACATCTTCCAGCACTCTATCCCCACAGAGGGCAAGCCCATCACCAACCAGAAAAACTCAG GGAGATGTTGGATCTTCTCGTGCCTCAACGTCATGCGTCTTCCCTTCATGAAGAAGTTTAACATAGAGGAGTTTGAGTTTAGTCAGTCCTATCTCTTTTTCTGGGACAAG GTGGAGCGCTGCTACTACTTCCTCCAGGCCTGCGTGGAGACGGCACAGAGGAAGGAGCCAGTGGACGGACGCCTGGTCCAGTTCCTGCTCTCTAATCCAACCAATGACGGAGGACAGTGGGACATGCTGGTCAACCTTATTG AAAAGTATGGCGTCATTCCAAAGAAATGCTTTCCAGAGTCACACAGCTCAGAGGCTTCACGCAGAATGAATGACATCCTCAATCATAAG CTGAGAGAATACTGCCTAAGACTGAGGAACATGGTGGCCAGTGATGCCACTGAAACTGAACTCTCTGATGCTATGGACACCATGATAGAGGAG GTGTTCCGGGTGGCCAGTGTTTGCCTAGGCAGCCCTCCTGAGACCATCTGTTGGGAGTACAGGGACAAGGACAAGAACTTTCATCGCATGGGACCTCTCACTCCCCAGGAGTTCTACAGGGATCACGTCAAACCCCTATACAACATTCAGGACAAA ATCTGCCTTGTGAACGACCCCCGACCCCAGAACCCTTACGGGAAGCTGTACAGTGTTGAGTTCCTGGGTAACATGGTTGCAGGTCGCAGCACTCTGTACAACAATCAGGCCATCCAGCTGCTTAAAAAGGCTGCAGCTGACTCCATCAAGGATGGAGAG GCGGTGTGGTTTGGTTGTGACGTCGGGAAACATTTCCATGGAAAGCTGGGCATTAATGACATGAATGT GTTCAACCATGAGCTCGTGTTTGGAGTTTCAGTGAAGAACCTTTCTAAGGCAGAGAGACTGATATATGGAGACTCTCTCATGACCCACGCAATGATCCTCACTGCCGTCACAgacaag gaTGGGAAAGAAGGTTATGAGAAGTGGCGGGTGGAAAACTCCTGGGGCGATGACCGTGGGAACAAAG GTTACCTGATCATGACGGACGACTGGTTCTCCGAGTATGTGTATGAGGTGGTGGTAGACAAAAGGTTCCTCCCCAATGATGTCCTGGAGGTGATGCATCAGGAGCCCGTTGTACTTCCAGCCTGGGACCCAATGGGAGCCCTGGCGTAA
- the blmh gene encoding bleomycin hydrolase isoform X1, which yields MKFDTVLINGGLSQEKVASFQKRLRAEPRYLLAQNVSTCIDPLEVCLHRQTVQDTVHIFQHSIPTEGKPITNQKNSGRCWIFSCLNVMRLPFMKKFNIEEFEFSQSYLFFWDKVERCYYFLQACVETAQRKEPVDGRLVQFLLSNPTNDGGQWDMLVNLIEKYGVIPKKCFPESHSSEASRRMNDILNHKLREYCLRLRNMVASDATETELSDAMDTMIEEVFRVASVCLGSPPETICWEYRDKDKNFHRMGPLTPQEFYRDHVKPLYNIQDKICLVNDPRPQNPYGKLYSVEFLGNMVAGRSTLYNNQAIQLLKKAAADSIKDGEAVWFGCDVGKHFHGKLGINDMNVFNHELVFGVSVKNLSKAERLIYGDSLMTHAMILTAVTDKDGKEGYEKWRVENSWGDDRGNKGYLIMTDDWFSEYVYEVVVDKRFLPNDVLEVMHQEPVVLPAWDPMGALA from the exons ATGAAGTTTGACACAGTCCTAATCAACGGTG GTCTGAGTCAGGAGAAGGTAGCCAGCTTTCAGAAGCGGCTGCGGGCCGAGCCACGCTACCTGCTGGCCCAGAATGTGTCAACCTGCATCGACCCATTGGAGGTTTGTCTTCACCGGCAGACTGTCCAGGATACTGTGCACATCTTCCAGCACTCTATCCCCACAGAGGGCAAGCCCATCACCAACCAGAAAAACTCAG GGAGATGTTGGATCTTCTCGTGCCTCAACGTCATGCGTCTTCCCTTCATGAAGAAGTTTAACATAGAGGAGTTTGAGTTTAGTCAGTCCTATCTCTTTTTCTGGGACAAG GTGGAGCGCTGCTACTACTTCCTCCAGGCCTGCGTGGAGACGGCACAGAGGAAGGAGCCAGTGGACGGACGCCTGGTCCAGTTCCTGCTCTCTAATCCAACCAATGACGGAGGACAGTGGGACATGCTGGTCAACCTTATTG AAAAGTATGGCGTCATTCCAAAGAAATGCTTTCCAGAGTCACACAGCTCAGAGGCTTCACGCAGAATGAATGACATCCTCAATCATAAG CTGAGAGAATACTGCCTAAGACTGAGGAACATGGTGGCCAGTGATGCCACTGAAACTGAACTCTCTGATGCTATGGACACCATGATAGAGGAG GTGTTCCGGGTGGCCAGTGTTTGCCTAGGCAGCCCTCCTGAGACCATCTGTTGGGAGTACAGGGACAAGGACAAGAACTTTCATCGCATGGGACCTCTCACTCCCCAGGAGTTCTACAGGGATCACGTCAAACCCCTATACAACATTCAGGACAAA ATCTGCCTTGTGAACGACCCCCGACCCCAGAACCCTTACGGGAAGCTGTACAGTGTTGAGTTCCTGGGTAACATGGTTGCAGGTCGCAGCACTCTGTACAACAATCAGGCCATCCAGCTGCTTAAAAAGGCTGCAGCTGACTCCATCAAGGATGGAGAG GCGGTGTGGTTTGGTTGTGACGTCGGGAAACATTTCCATGGAAAGCTGGGCATTAATGACATGAATGT GTTCAACCATGAGCTCGTGTTTGGAGTTTCAGTGAAGAACCTTTCTAAGGCAGAGAGACTGATATATGGAGACTCTCTCATGACCCACGCAATGATCCTCACTGCCGTCACAgacaag gaTGGGAAAGAAGGTTATGAGAAGTGGCGGGTGGAAAACTCCTGGGGCGATGACCGTGGGAACAAAG GTTACCTGATCATGACGGACGACTGGTTCTCCGAGTATGTGTATGAGGTGGTGGTAGACAAAAGGTTCCTCCCCAATGATGTCCTGGAGGTGATGCATCAGGAGCCCGTTGTACTTCCAGCCTGGGACCCAATGGGAGCCCTGGCGTAA
- the blmh gene encoding bleomycin hydrolase isoform X3, with the protein MDTGLSQEKVASFQKRLRAEPRYLLAQNVSTCIDPLEVCLHRQTVQDTVHIFQHSIPTEGKPITNQKNSGRCWIFSCLNVMRLPFMKKFNIEEFEFSQSYLFFWDKVERCYYFLQACVETAQRKEPVDGRLVQFLLSNPTNDGGQWDMLVNLIEKYGVIPKKCFPESHSSEASRRMNDILNHKLREYCLRLRNMVASDATETELSDAMDTMIEEVFRVASVCLGSPPETICWEYRDKDKNFHRMGPLTPQEFYRDHVKPLYNIQDKICLVNDPRPQNPYGKLYSVEFLGNMVAGRSTLYNNQAIQLLKKAAADSIKDGEAVWFGCDVGKHFHGKLGINDMNVFNHELVFGVSVKNLSKAERLIYGDSLMTHAMILTAVTDKDGKEGYEKWRVENSWGDDRGNKGYLIMTDDWFSEYVYEVVVDKRFLPNDVLEVMHQEPVVLPAWDPMGALA; encoded by the exons ATGGACACTG GTCTGAGTCAGGAGAAGGTAGCCAGCTTTCAGAAGCGGCTGCGGGCCGAGCCACGCTACCTGCTGGCCCAGAATGTGTCAACCTGCATCGACCCATTGGAGGTTTGTCTTCACCGGCAGACTGTCCAGGATACTGTGCACATCTTCCAGCACTCTATCCCCACAGAGGGCAAGCCCATCACCAACCAGAAAAACTCAG GGAGATGTTGGATCTTCTCGTGCCTCAACGTCATGCGTCTTCCCTTCATGAAGAAGTTTAACATAGAGGAGTTTGAGTTTAGTCAGTCCTATCTCTTTTTCTGGGACAAG GTGGAGCGCTGCTACTACTTCCTCCAGGCCTGCGTGGAGACGGCACAGAGGAAGGAGCCAGTGGACGGACGCCTGGTCCAGTTCCTGCTCTCTAATCCAACCAATGACGGAGGACAGTGGGACATGCTGGTCAACCTTATTG AAAAGTATGGCGTCATTCCAAAGAAATGCTTTCCAGAGTCACACAGCTCAGAGGCTTCACGCAGAATGAATGACATCCTCAATCATAAG CTGAGAGAATACTGCCTAAGACTGAGGAACATGGTGGCCAGTGATGCCACTGAAACTGAACTCTCTGATGCTATGGACACCATGATAGAGGAG GTGTTCCGGGTGGCCAGTGTTTGCCTAGGCAGCCCTCCTGAGACCATCTGTTGGGAGTACAGGGACAAGGACAAGAACTTTCATCGCATGGGACCTCTCACTCCCCAGGAGTTCTACAGGGATCACGTCAAACCCCTATACAACATTCAGGACAAA ATCTGCCTTGTGAACGACCCCCGACCCCAGAACCCTTACGGGAAGCTGTACAGTGTTGAGTTCCTGGGTAACATGGTTGCAGGTCGCAGCACTCTGTACAACAATCAGGCCATCCAGCTGCTTAAAAAGGCTGCAGCTGACTCCATCAAGGATGGAGAG GCGGTGTGGTTTGGTTGTGACGTCGGGAAACATTTCCATGGAAAGCTGGGCATTAATGACATGAATGT GTTCAACCATGAGCTCGTGTTTGGAGTTTCAGTGAAGAACCTTTCTAAGGCAGAGAGACTGATATATGGAGACTCTCTCATGACCCACGCAATGATCCTCACTGCCGTCACAgacaag gaTGGGAAAGAAGGTTATGAGAAGTGGCGGGTGGAAAACTCCTGGGGCGATGACCGTGGGAACAAAG GTTACCTGATCATGACGGACGACTGGTTCTCCGAGTATGTGTATGAGGTGGTGGTAGACAAAAGGTTCCTCCCCAATGATGTCCTGGAGGTGATGCATCAGGAGCCCGTTGTACTTCCAGCCTGGGACCCAATGGGAGCCCTGGCGTAA
- the si:dkey-52l18.4 gene encoding uncharacterized protein si:dkey-52l18.4, whose translation MYLLVATGFLCFLPSGFHAEECFETVLAKRETLYAPVGGSPSLSCVVQHCGHNWTGEWEWVPRNSTDERVVKDGDRHRLTNVSLSVNQTKMLLTFLSVNKFNEGSYGCKVSWDQFGTVQGHGTYLNITAAVPSQRNVLYRILIYAGAVCCLPIILLLARCLSSEIQPKPRPRTVFRHATQFKAAYSTQPHLAPQPPPRFPVPQKRSTSSHKAPAKPQQKTEVVYADISKDALKQEQASREPIQSTVYSALRFP comes from the exons ATGTATCTGCTGGTTGCCACTGGATTCCtctgctttcttccttctg GTTTCCATGCAGAAGAATGTTTTGAGACTGTTCTGGCAAAACGTGAGACACTTTATGCACCAGTAGGGGGCAGTCCGTCCCTGTCCTGTGTGGTCCAGCACTGTGGACACAACTGGACAGGGGAGTGGGAGTGGGTGCCGAGAAATTCAACAGATGAAAGAGTTGTCAAAGATGGTGACAGGCACCGGTTAACCAATGTGAGTCTCTCTGTCAATCAGACCAAAATGCTTCTCACCTTTCTGAGTGTCAACAAGTTCAACGAAGGTTCCTATGGATGCAAGGTCTCATGGGATCAATTTGGAACTGTTCAGGGACATGGGACGTACCTGAACATCACTGCAG CTGTTCCATCTCAAAGGAACGTGTTGTACAGGATTTTGATCTATGCCGGAGCTGTTTGTTGTCTTCCCATCATTCTGCTATTGGCTCGTTGTCTGAGTTCTGAGATTCAGCCTAAGCCACGTCCAAGGACAGTGTTCAGACATGCAACACAGTTCAAAGCTGCTTACAGCACACAACCACATCTGGCTCCACAGCCTCCACCTCGATTCCCGGTACCACAGAAACGTAGCACTTCCTCTCACAAAG CTCCTGCCAAACCCCAGCAGAAGACTGAG GTGGTGTATGCAGACATTTCCAAGGATGCACTGAAGCAAGAGCAAGCCAGCAGAGAGCCTATACAGTCCACTGTCTACTCAGCACTCAGGTTTCCTTGA